A window of Castanea sativa cultivar Marrone di Chiusa Pesio chromosome 1, ASM4071231v1 contains these coding sequences:
- the LOC142643388 gene encoding uncharacterized protein LOC142643388, whose amino-acid sequence MRNQSIEIEKHPTLQIQLDISIIIRSLTMFFLKTWRSTVFGVYGYLNFTKSGFIEHSKKFKPEDIQTRINEKNCIVTGANSGLGFAAAEGLASRGATVFMVCRNKERGEAALSKIRSTTGNQNVHLEVCDLSSVSDIKSFASRFSSKDVPIHVLVNNAGLLEHKRVTTSEGFELNFSLNVLGTYSITELMLPLLKKAAPDARVITVSSGGMYTAPLTTDLQYSDRNFNGVDQYARNKRVQVALTEKWAETYKNKGIGFYSMHPGWAETPGVAKSLPGLSERLSGNLRTSEEGADTIIWLALQPKEKLVSGAFYFDRAEAPKHLMFSATGGSHVVIDSVVDSLRSLSALSS is encoded by the exons atgagaAATCAAAGTATAGAAATTGAAAAACATCCTACACTGCAAATTCAACTTGACATTAGCATTATTATTAGATCTCTCACCATGTTCTTTCTAAAG ACATGGAGATCAACGGTTTTTGGTGTGTATGGATACCTGAATTTCACCAAATCTGGTTTCAT TGAACATTCAAAGAAGTTCAAACCAGAAGATATACAGACAAGAATAAATGAGAAGAATTGCATAGTTACTGGAGCAAATTCTGGCCTTGGTTTTGCAGCAGCTGAGGGTCTTGCTTCACg TGGCGCAACTGTCTTTATGGTCTGTCGTAATAAGGAGAGAGGAGAAGCTGCGCTTTCTAAAATTCGGTCTACAACAGGCAACCAAAATGTTCATTTGGAG GTCTGTGATCTTTCATCTGTCAGTGATATCAAGTCATTTGCATCCAGATTTTCTTCAAAGGATGTGCCAATTCATGTATTG GTAAACAATGCCGGCTTGCTTGAGCATAAACGAGTGACAACATCAGAGGG GTTCGAGTTGAATTTCTCTCTGAATGTATTAGGCACCTATTCCATAACAGAACTGATGCTGCCACTACTGAAGAAGGCTGCACCTGATGCTCGTGTTATCACAGTGTCCTCTGGTGGAATGTACACAGCTCCTTTGACTACAGATCTACAG TATAGTGACAGAAACTTTAATGGGGTGGATCAGTATGCTCGGAATAAGCGAGTTCAG GTAGCACTGACAGAAAAATGGGCTGAAACGTACAAGAATAAAGGGATTGGATTCTATTCAATGCACCCAGGCTGGGCTGAGACACCTGGGGTTGCTAAGAGTTTGCCTGGTTTGTCTGAAAG GCTTTCTGGAAATCTTCGAACAAGTGAGGAAGGTGCAGATACAATTATTTGGTTGGCACTACAACCAAAAGAGAAACTGGTATCAGGTGcattttattttgatagagCTGAAGCGCCTAAACACCTTATGTTTTCAGCCACTGGTGGCTCTCATGTGGTAATCGATTCTGTTGTTGACAGTCTCCGTTCCTTGTCTGCTCTCTCTTCTTAA
- the LOC142621938 gene encoding putative choline kinase 1, which produces MAIKTNGFVKGCLPEELKKVLQSVAANWGDVMDDMETLQLIKLSGAMTNEVYQLNWPTKNGEVIRKVLVRVYGEGVDVFFNRDDEIRTFECLSDHGQGPRLLGRFPQGRVEEFIHARTLKAGDLRDPEISALIAAKMREFHKLEIPGPKNVLLWERMRNWLSQAKSLCSPQDAKEFGLDTLAEEITMLEKQLSRDCQNVGFCHNDLQYGNIMMDEESRAITIIDYEYASYNPIAYDIANHFCEMAANYHSETPHVLDYSKYPGLEERQRFVYNYLSSAGNPPSDAEVEQLIHDVEKYSLANHLFWGIWGIISDYVNKIDFDYLEYARQRFNQYWLRKPALLGSSGIPCNGENYMCKGVTPISITTNTIFL; this is translated from the exons ATGGCCATAAAGACAAATGGGTTTGTCAAAGGTTGTCTTCCTGAAGAGCTGAAGAAAGTGCTTCAATCAGTTGCTGCAAACTGGGGAGATGTGATGGATGATATGGAGACTTTACAGCTGATCAAATTAAGCGGTGCAATGACTAATGAGGTTTATCAGTTAAACTGGCCAACAAAGAATGGTGAGGTTATTAGAAAGGTGTTGGTTCGGGTTTATGGAGAAGGTGTGGATGTTTTCTTTAACAGGGATGATGAGATTAGGACGTTTGAGTGCTTGTCCGACCATGGTCAGGGGCCACGCCTTCTCGGCCGCTTCCCCCAAGGCCGCGTCGAAGAATTCATTCATGCCAGG ACATTGAAAGCTGGTGACCTCCGAGATCCTGAAATTTCTGCCCTCATAGCAGCTAAGATGAGAGAGTTCCACAAACTTGAGATACCTGGTCCAAAGAATGTACTCCTTTGGGAAAGAATGAG GAACTGGCTCTCTCAGGCAAAGAGTTTGTGTTCACCCCAAGATGCAAAGGAATTTGGCTTGGACACTCTAGCAGAGGAAATTACGATGCTAGAGAAGCAGTTGTCCAGGGACTGTCAAAATGTTGGATTTTGCCACAATGACCTGCAATATGGTAACATAATGATGGATGAAGAATCAAGAGCAATCACTATTATT GATTATGAATACGCAAGTTACAACCCAATTGCTTATGACATTGCGAATCACTTTTGTGAAATGGCAGCAAATTACCATTCTGAGACACCTCATGTTTTAGACTACAGTAAATATCCAg GTTTGGAGGAACGGCAAAGATTTGTGTACAATTATCTGAGTTCTGCAG GCAACCCACCCAGTGACGCAGAAGTGGAGCAGCTAATCCATGATGTGGAGAAGTACTCTCTTGCAAACCATCTCTTTTGGGGCATATGGGGAATTATTTCA GATTAtgtaaataaaattgattttgactACTTGGAGTATGCAAGGCAAAGATTTAATCAGTATTGGTTGAGGAAACCAGCATTATTGGGTTCTTCAGGCATACCCTGCAATGGAGAAAATTATATGTGTAAAGGCGTTACACCTATCTCCATTACAACTAATACCATCTTCCTGTGA